One segment of Pyrococcus sp. ST04 DNA contains the following:
- a CDS encoding TenA family protein, translating to MFSEELLKEATPIWKRFLPHRFLQEIADNKIRKENFAKWLVNDYYFVKNALRFMALLMSKAPDDLLPFFSESIYYISKELEMFEKKAKELGIDVGSEEIDWRAKAYVNYLLNVASLGSFLEGFTAFYCEEKAYYEAWNWVKNNLKEESPYQEFIDHWSSKEFEKYVSNIERILNELAEKHGEFEKLKAKKVFLETSKFELLFWDIAYRGGEYV from the coding sequence ATGTTCTCTGAAGAGTTACTCAAGGAAGCCACTCCAATATGGAAAAGATTCCTCCCACATAGATTTCTCCAAGAAATTGCAGACAATAAAATAAGAAAAGAGAACTTCGCTAAATGGCTTGTTAACGACTACTACTTCGTGAAGAATGCCCTCAGATTTATGGCCCTCTTAATGTCAAAAGCCCCAGATGACCTGTTGCCATTCTTTTCTGAGTCCATATATTACATCTCCAAAGAGCTCGAAATGTTCGAAAAGAAGGCAAAGGAGCTGGGCATTGATGTGGGGAGTGAAGAAATCGACTGGAGAGCAAAGGCATACGTAAACTATCTCCTAAATGTTGCCTCATTGGGCAGCTTTCTCGAAGGTTTTACAGCATTTTATTGTGAAGAAAAAGCATACTATGAAGCATGGAACTGGGTAAAGAACAATTTAAAGGAAGAAAGTCCATATCAGGAATTTATAGACCATTGGAGCTCAAAAGAATTTGAAAAATACGTTAGTAATATTGAAAGGATTCTCAACGAGCTCGCTGAGAAACATGGAGAATTTGAGAAATTAAAGGCTAAGAAAGTGTTTCTGGAAACCTCAAAGTTCGAGCTACTATTCTGGGATATAGCATACAGGGGTGGAGAATATGTATGA
- the tenA gene encoding thiaminase II: MITEKLRKESDEIWRRIFNHPFVVQLYSGDLPIEKFKFYVLQDFNYLVGLTRALSVIASKAEYPLIAEILELAKEEITTEMRNYEELLQKLDLTLEEAIKTEPTLVNSAYMDFMLSTAYKGTVAEGLTALLPCFWSYAEIAKYHKERLEKNPVRIYKEWGEVYLSKEYLNLVERLRKIIDSLGGEYERLKRIFVTGSKFELAFWEMAWRGSDVL; the protein is encoded by the coding sequence GTGATAACCGAAAAACTAAGGAAAGAATCAGATGAGATATGGAGAAGAATATTTAATCACCCCTTCGTTGTTCAGCTGTATTCTGGAGACCTTCCAATTGAGAAGTTTAAATTTTATGTCCTTCAAGACTTCAATTACTTGGTTGGCTTAACAAGAGCCCTCTCTGTAATAGCCTCTAAAGCTGAGTATCCACTAATTGCAGAAATTCTAGAGCTAGCAAAGGAGGAGATAACAACTGAAATGAGGAATTACGAGGAGCTTCTCCAAAAGCTTGACCTTACACTCGAGGAGGCAATAAAAACAGAACCTACCCTTGTGAACTCCGCATACATGGACTTCATGCTTTCAACAGCCTACAAGGGCACTGTTGCCGAAGGATTAACAGCTCTTCTTCCCTGCTTCTGGAGTTATGCTGAGATTGCTAAATACCACAAAGAGAGACTTGAGAAGAACCCAGTCAGAATTTACAAGGAATGGGGAGAGGTTTACCTAAGCAAAGAATATCTTAATCTTGTAGAGAGGCTAAGGAAAATCATTGACTCTCTTGGGGGAGAATACGAGCGTCTAAAGAGAATTTTCGTAACAGGAAGTAAGTTTGAGCTTGCATTTTGGGAAATGGCATGGAGGGGTAGCGATGTTCTCTGA